TAGCAAAATGTTGATACTGTAAATTGTTTTAAAGAGAAATCGGACTGTTTCTGTCCGCGAGTTCTCGTTTTCTGCATGACAGCAGGCAAAACAGCGTTACACTgtgaatatttttaaaattctttGACGGCGGGCTTGTTGGAGAGGCGTCCCGTTCATTTGCTCCGTTGCCAAAGTCAATACAAAAAATAAGACGTATAATCAGGTCACATTCATTTAATTatattaaataaaacatttgatGCAGCCTATATCAGGGGTGCCCAACCCTAATCTAACACACACGATACATTTCATTAGCATAACTGAACCAGGTGTGACAGACTTGGGTTGGAACTAAACTCTGGAGGGCGGTAGAGCACAAAAGCCAGTCTAGGCCACTTAAATGTTGGGACATCTTATTGTGAACTAGTCTCAAAGTCAGTTAATGCCTTCTCCTGGTCTCCTGCAGGGGGCGATGTCCAGACTGGGCGTGGTTTTTGGGGGCTCGCGTGGCATTGGTCAAGCGGTTGCCCAGTTGATGGCACGGAAGGGTCACAGGGTGGTGGTGGTCTCCAGGAACCATGAAGCAGCCCTGGCTACAGCGCAGTCACTTCCTGGAGGTGCatctctttattactttattactaTGGCGTAATTTCAGTCGTATGCAAAGATAATTTCACATGAGCCAACAGCCAGCACACATGTTCTCTTTAGGGAGTTTATTTTCACACAGAAAATGTAAAGCAGTCGTTATGAACTTAAATTGTCTACTTCTGCTATAGGTACATTTATGTAAACCCAGTCAGCATTTTTGATCGCACTGTCCTGCCCTGCAGTGGGGCACTTGGGCCTGAGCTGTGACGTGTCCCGAGAGCAGGACGTCCAGCGAGTGTTCGAGACCCTGGTCAGGACACACGGCCCTGTGGACTACCTGGTGAACGCTGCAGGAATTAACAGGTGACAGCAGGGTAATGCGGTTGGCGTGCGTGTTTGCGGTCATACGTGTGATTTTTTAACTTTGTTGCAATGAAGAGGCcagttcatttacaaaatgaCCATGATTAAATAAACAGACATTAATGCAGACGTGTTTTCTTTCCACATTTACCTGATTCTTCATCTGTCTCATTTAGAGATGCATTATTACTGAGAAGTAGATCTGAAGACATGATATCAACTCTTCATACGAACCTGCTGGGCTCAATGTTCACCTGTAAAGCAGCGCTACGAAGCATGCTCAGTAAAGGAGGGGCCATTGTCAACATAGGTTGTTAACATTACCTGACCAAAACTATTCCTTATTTATAGATTTTACATTAATCTAAAACAAAGTCTCTCTTTGGGGAggactatataaatatatattgtgAGTATAAAACCAATCTATATTTGTTAAATTCCAAACAAGGTGCTAGTAAGACCCAAGATATGGGTTTGATACCCAGAGCACACATATACTGCCTACTGATGAATATGTAGATGGCTCTGGAAAACAGCTGTAAATAATCAAATTGCCACCAGGTGGCAACAGTGTACCATTATTTATTACGACTCGGTACACAAAAGTTGCATGCAAGTCATTGTGGCAACTAGAGACATGATTTAAAGATGTTCATTATGCTGTTGTATGTTTTACTGGATCCTTAAATTTAGTACATTTTCTTTAACCCAGACACTGTGGTCCTAGAGAAATATTTAGCAAGCAGTGCATAGACTGTGTGTAAAAGGTCAGTCATATACGTTGTGTTGGTGTTAATCAGATGTTCTGTAAATGATGATGTTGGTGGAATGTTGTCTCAGGCTCGGTGGTGGGGGTGAAAGGCAACGCTGGccagtgtgtgtacagcagcaGCAAAGCCGGCCTTGAAGGATTCACCCGCTCCCTGGCCAAAGAGGTCGCCTCTCGGAGCGTTCGAGTCAGTCTGGTGGCTCCAGGTAGTCTCATCTCGTCTCGTCTCCTCTATATCTATTATTCTTCACTTCAGCAGTTGTAGACTGTAGACTATAGACCATCTCCTGTTATGTGCAGTTTGAATTAGCCATCCTCCACATCATCATTGGACCTGTTTCTGCTTTTGATTTGGTATAATTATCTGGGAAACCAGTGtcaacccagcagtgacacCAGTAAGGCTGCGCTGTCTGACACAACCCAACCCAACACGAGAACTGTCCAGCCCCCCCAATCCAGTATCCAATCAGGATCCAGTGGTTGAGAAACAGACCAATGACGAGGAAGAGTGTGATTGATGGGCTGTGCATGGGAACAGAAGTCCTACATTCTGTAGTTGTACACTGATCGTCTCCACCTGGAgggcaggtgcaggtgtgttgtgtttggAGCGACGTGGCAGGTGGGTGTGTAGGTCAGTGTCTGCTAAAGGAACGGGGTGTAGTGGAGGGAAGAACTGTTGAGTGAAGCTGCATGTTTGATCTTCAACCTTGAGGATCTTCCATAGATGTGTATGACACCTCTCCACACATATAACACAGTTAAACAGATACAACCAGGATCAGTTTGGCTGTAGTACTTACGCTCCTTCAAGATCTTCCACC
The window above is part of the Brachyhypopomus gauderio isolate BG-103 chromosome 9, BGAUD_0.2, whole genome shotgun sequence genome. Proteins encoded here:
- the cbr4 gene encoding carbonyl reductase family member 4 → MSRLGVVFGGSRGIGQAVAQLMARKGHRVVVVSRNHEAALATAQSLPGVGHLGLSCDVSREQDVQRVFETLVRTHGPVDYLVNAAGINRDALLLRSRSEDMISTLHTNLLGSMFTCKAALRSMLSKGGAIVNIGSVVGVKGNAGQCVYSSSKAGLEGFTRSLAKEVASRSVRVSLVAPGLIRTDMTADLREEEASQRIPLRRFGQPEEVAQTVLFLLESPYVTGQVVLVDGGLHLAL